In Pseudomonas sp. Leaf58, one DNA window encodes the following:
- a CDS encoding transcriptional regulator, with protein sequence MPITPREERQLTLTVLKAAIQALGSVAARNMEILLHDLDHPEHSVVAIVNGHLSGRSVGSPILAAPEQDQGFKALLQASADQHGGEPVVLPDYPTTLKGRSLRSATAIFRDSSGHPFASLCINTDVTGLDAAMSFLQQFQPLGVAPSVDEPADMELLMNEIIQASLQRSGQGRMNKQAKVEAVRVMQERGLFIVKGGVEKAASALGVTRYTIYNYLEQLRGAQQ encoded by the coding sequence AAAGCCGCCATCCAGGCCTTGGGCAGCGTTGCCGCGCGCAACATGGAAATCCTCCTGCATGACCTCGACCACCCAGAGCACTCCGTGGTGGCGATCGTCAACGGCCATCTTTCTGGCCGCAGCGTCGGCAGCCCAATCCTCGCGGCCCCCGAACAGGACCAGGGTTTCAAGGCACTGCTGCAGGCCTCTGCCGACCAGCATGGCGGCGAGCCGGTCGTGCTGCCCGACTACCCCACCACCCTCAAGGGCCGCAGCTTACGCAGCGCCACGGCAATCTTCCGTGACAGCAGCGGCCACCCCTTTGCCAGCCTCTGTATCAACACCGACGTTACCGGCCTGGACGCGGCCATGAGTTTTCTCCAGCAGTTCCAACCGCTGGGCGTCGCACCTAGCGTCGATGAGCCCGCTGACATGGAACTGTTGATGAACGAGATCATCCAGGCCTCACTGCAGCGCAGTGGCCAGGGGCGGATGAACAAGCAGGCCAAGGTCGAGGCCGTGCGCGTGATGCAGGAGCGCGGCCTGTTCATCGTCAAGGGCGGCGTGGAAAAGGCTGCCAGCGCCTTGGGCGTGACCCGTTACACCATTTACAACTACCTCGAACAACTGCGCGGAGCCCAGCAATGA